Below is a window of Camelina sativa cultivar DH55 chromosome 11, Cs, whole genome shotgun sequence DNA.
CAGGTAAGCTTGCTGAGACAGCGCTTGCCGTTAGCATGGCCCGAGCAAAGTCAGCCAAAACCTATGTCTCAGGGATGAGTGATTATAAGGGAATCACAAAGAGGCAGCACGAGGCTGTAGAGGACTGTATAGAGGAGATGGGAGACACTGTTGACAGGTTGAGCAAGTCTCTGAAGGAACTGAAGCATCTGGAGGAAGGCGACAGCGGAGAAGACTTTTGGTTATGTCTGAGCAATGTCCGGACGTGGACAAGCGCGGCTCTGACGGATGAGACCACGTGTCTTGATGGGTTTGGAGGGAAAGCCATGGATGGTGAGCTAAAAAGCTTAATCAGAACACACATTGTGAGTGTGGCGGAAGAGACAAGCAATGCCTTGGCTCTCATCAATGACTTTGCTTCCAAGCACTGAAAACATTTCAAAAGGGGCAGAGTTTTTCTCTTGGATTTGGTTTCTATTCGGATTTGAAGAGatgtgatttggtttggttcttcTGTGTCATTACAGTTTTCTTGCGGCGTCGTTGTATTATCTACTACGGTCTTCATAGTTGAAGGCATTTGGTGttgattttatattaatatagaaaaaagaattatttatcTCAAATATCGTGTATAGAAAACTTTGGTTGAGAAGAATATAGAAAACTTAATTAACGCTTGTCcaactattaaaaaaagtactttctaaaaataaaataaaaactattaaataaagTAGCTTTATGAAAAATTTTGGAAGTTCTACCATGCATACTTGTCACCTTATATGTGGACATAGAAAACTTGCAAAACCTAGTCCTATACTCCTATTATAAAGATAGTCCCTttacaaaaaggaaacaaatttctAAAAGTCTGCAAGTGCAAAGTATTTCATGAAATACTTTCTTGGAATCCTATAGAGATTTTGTATGTTAGAGAAAGGAATCATAAATATATAggaattttgataaaattactAGTTTGTACTTTGTATAATATGTGAATCGTTTGATAAGAAAAAGCCAaccagttcttttttttttttaagtcacaAAGGTCAACGGAAAAATGGCCCAACTGGAACGGTTCATCATATATAATTCATAACTTATGAAATACGTACGAATCATTCTGACATTCTGACATGTTGATCCATATACACTGAATTAATCCTCAAGCCTCGGGGCGAACAATATcatttgaagtttttaaaaatatcaaaactcgTATATGTACGAGTTTAAATTGGGTAAAATACAAACATTACTAAGCTATATATTTTGGGGATATGATATGATCAACTGATTTTATAATCCAATGTTTAAAGATACTCTTTTAATGTGTTTTTCAGGCAGAAGACATTGCTTCAAAAAAAATCGACCATATCTTGTCGTCTTTATTTTATGATTGTCAAAGCGATCTCTAATTAACAATAGTTACGGTTTGGGACTACCATGAGAACACGCCAAGGGAAGAGGTACTAAAATAGTAGTATTAATCTGCTTGAAGAGTATTGGTACTTGAAACCTCACAACGATGCTTTCttattaaattagaaagatTCTCCAAACTAATGTTTTCTTCTGatgacaaaccaaaaaataacgTTTCTAAAGAAATTTCGAACGTTTCAACATTCaagtaaaaagataaaatattttgatatataataataataataaaaactaatcaaaagtCAGATTGAATCAAcaaattaatactttatattgttttccaaaacaatagaaAAGTCCTCCAGTATATATACCATCCGGAatggtttcaaactttcaatatatttcaaaatcctTAACGCCgcatttaaaacaaataatacaaattCCAAAAGCTTTTCGGGAAACACTCGAAAACGACCAAAACGCTTCTAAAACATTTTGTCTTGTATACAATTGTGTAAAGATGCTATATAAGCTGTAAACCTAAACATGGCCACGTAGTAGTACTGTATGCGAATCAATTAATTCGTAAACATTACACATTGTGAAAActttgaatttatattactaattaattatgacatatataaaataagaaaataaaacgcACACATGCACATGCGAGAGAGGTGGATATTCAATAACTTAAATAATGAGTAAGAAGGGCTAAGGTGTTGCTTGTAGTCTTTGAAAGCTCAGAGACAGCCTTcttaaccttcttcttcatctctacaTTTACTTCCTCTTCCTCGAATCCGTCCGTACACGTGCTCTCGTCGGTCAACGCCGAGCTCACCCACGTCCTCACGTTCTTTAAGTGCTCCTCCGTAGTTTTTCCTCCACCTCTGACATACTTCATCTCGGCCAACGCTTGCTTGAGCTCGTCCACGGTGTCCTTCATCTCGTCCAAGGAGTCCTTGAGGATAGGGACCTCATGGCTTTTGGCTGATTTGGCCTTTAGAAGAAGGTTTGAGATGACTGATGTGACATTTTTGGCGGATTTGACGTTGAGGCTGAGCGACGTTGTGCATAGTTTGAGAGGGTCGGACTTGATTGTGGAGGAGTAGGAGGACAATGAGTTGTAGCACTTCGTAGGGTATGTTGTCGAGTTGCATGCCGTTTTCACGAACGTGTTGTGGTTTTGGTATCTAGCTGGAGGAGTGGCTTCTGTGTTCGAAAAGCTTAATGATGAGTAGATGAAAACGATGAGAATCACAGAGAGTATCACGAAACGAGACATGTTTTATAGGTGTTTTGTACTTTCGGGTTTAAGAGAGAATAGAAAATGCAAACTTTTGAAGAATTGTGAAACCAATGCAGTATGCGTATGTATATGTAGACACAttaattggtttatatttgtgattcaattaattaagcaaattATTGGATCGATCCTCTAGGTCTAGGTATAGTAGACAGGGTAGCCCTGGATAGCCACATGAAATATTTGCTTGAAtaatagagaaaaacaaataattgttacAAATCCTTCAAAAAAATGGTTAATGTGTAGAATtgaacttttgttttgtgttctttcGCAAAGCAAATGcgaatttattttaatttttgaaaattttaataccAGATGTAGCTTTAAAAAGTTCTAAATGTTAGGAAAATACTGGTTACAGTGAGATAgttaattcttattttattttaatttcttattcgAACCATGTGACATCTCATTCCGTTTGTTATATTCCCCTAATCATCGATCATTAACCAGTTATGCATGTATGTTAGTCTGAATGCCCTCTAATCATTATGTTGTAAagtaaaggtgtaaaaattaatcattACGTCTATCATATAATTTGCTAAACATGGCCGTTTCACATCATACGATCGTCTCCTTGTCTctgtttataataattaacaaaacctAGGCGTCTCAAATTATACCAAACTAAACCCAACTTATTaagaagttttgttttcttttgaagaTCATTAGTTCATTACAAAGTTCATTCCGGTGTTTAAGCAGAGGTAGCACGTGATGTGATATGATGCGCAATGCATGTCATATGAACATGGACCAGATCTCTTATTCCGGAGAAACatcaacttatttaattttttttttagtcatcaTTCTTTTGTAATTATTAAGAAAGCCAGATCGACGTATCAATGTATCATGTACAGTACTACACTATAGAGAATTGATATGCGAATTAATCATCTTCGATGCATGATCCTATTAGTTATAGGCGTTTAGTGGCTGGaaattgcacatatttttttaagtttttaaaaattaatcagcaaaataaaatttctaaagcTGTtcacaaaatttcatatttgagaACAAAGTGATATGAATATGATCGCATATTTTGAAATTAGGAGCCCTATCGtactttttgttaaaagttataAACACAAACATCTAACgaagatttattatatttaaaaatcatatgtaACATAAACTTCTAATTGAcatttcaaagttcaaacaatcACCCTATTATCTAGAATCATatgaaagattttttaaaaaaaaaaatgctgatgGGAGAGACATAATAAAGGATGTGGATGGTTTGTAAGAACATACATCAGAAAAAATCGAACTTTTTCGTTACAATTGAGAAGATTTTAAACCATTTTGACCTTAAACAAGGCAAGAACCAGTGTTGTTGTTCAGATCCATGgggataaattaataaatctaaacATTTAACGTCTTCTACAGTCTACAGACGAACTAGTGGGACTTCATCACTTCACCGGGGCGATCAACACAAAGAGATGTAAAAAGGCTCAGCAAAATGTGAAAACCGAGGCGAGCAACACCATTAACATTAGCTTCAAGTGTCCATTTAGTATAGATGTTGCAGCTGAGTGGTGTTGTTCCCTGAAACAATCACAATGAAGAGTGTTATGATCCTCCTCATCATCTAAAGGTacagcaaaagagagagagagaagaaaagtttCGGATGAATACTTCTGTAAGTTCTTAAGGGCACCACAGTAAAGGACATTTTCAGGGGGATCCATCTCTGTCTTTCCATCCTCTTCCGGGTTTGTGATCCGCATATAAGTTTCTTCACCAAGATACCATCTGTCAAGATTCTCTACTCGAATGTTCCAAACTCCGACATTGTCAAGGGAAATAAGTACAGCCGTCCATCCCCCTGGGTATACCTAAATAACAAGAAAACCATTAAGAAAACCTGCAGATCAGAGTAGTTTGAGTGATGCTACGGTGTATGAACCTCGATTGTGCTTCTTGAGATGGCATCCCAGTTGTTATATGAACCCTTTTTGTCTTCTGACCATATACCAAAGTCCATCCTGGATAACATGGTACATCAACACCAGACTTTTGATAGACATGAGTAACAAGAATAGATTACAAGGTGTCACTGTTTCTCTTacccaacaacaaaaaatgaataGCCATCAACATGAAAGCTCTGGATCTTGGTGTCGTTGTTCTGGAATACAACTTGTATAAAGCTCTTGTATGTTGCGTTGATCATAGATCTGTCCAAACGAGGAGGTCTATTGAAAGGTTTTTCAGGGAAGTCCAGCTTATAAGCTCCTTTCACTTGATTGCGATCCGCAAGCCTCACTGGAGTGCTTGGATTCACAAATGAAATCCCATTAAGTGTAGCACGAAGAGCACCGTTGATTGTTGTTGGAGGCAAACTTCTCAAAATGTATGTATTAGTGATGTTTATTTGACCATAGTGAAATGACCCCTGCGGATTTGGACGAGCTCCACTAGCAGATGTGTTTTGCCTGTAGAGCAAAAGAGTCAGCTTCACTGGGAAAAGAATCAAGTTGTAGTAACAAGATGGGGTATTTCTATGCACCTGCAccaaaaaatgttaaaacaaacCTGATGGCCTTTGGCTGGTTCATTGCTGACCATGGGCTAGAAACATCTGTTTTAGGAACTGGCAGAGGACCAGAAACAGGTCCTTGGGAATTAGAATAATGGAGAATGGCAACACCAGTGACTCTTTGCCACACTGTTTCATTCACAAATCTAGCACTTGCAACAATGTAGTAATCACTTGTGGCGTTTTGGTCCATGGTTACCAAGAAAGAATAAGACTGTCCTacatgaacatcaaaatcagtAAAGTTCGCCTGTGAAGTATAGTGGCCTTCGGTTTCTACCAAAAGCAAATTGTGGTTCTGAATCCTGAAGTTCAAGCTTGTTGAGATCCCAACATTGTGAACACGGATTCTGTATGTTTTTCCTGCAAAAGATAACACCATTATAGCATAACAGAAGACTAATAATTTGCAGCGAATCTTGACAAATCTTCTTTATCTTATTCTAACGACTGAAGATGTGAACTTTTGAAGTACCACCTTTATAAGATGTTCAACTACATGCAACAGTTTCTCATGTGCTAGGAGCTCTAAGTCGAATAAGGAAAAAGATTATCTTAGAACAACACAACTAACTGAGATTGAAGACTAAACACAGGCATCTCTTCAAACAAAATGTCACATGAGAAGATTCATAAGTCTCATGAGGCAAAGTGAAAGCAAAAATATCTCAGGAACTCCCAAAGATTATACCTGGTTCAACATGAAAGGTTAAGTAATCAATTCCATCAGGTACACTACTGTTGTACTTGTAAGGACCCTTCCCATTGATGAGGACTCCATCTGGCATCCCAAGTTCTTTCCCAGAGTCAAGTGTTCTCCTTAATGCCTGAGAAGCAACCGTGtatcaggtatatatataaaaagcacAGGTACTGATAACCAAATgcggaaaaagaaaatataccaAAGTGATAATTACATACTTTATGGTCCTGAGTGTACCAATCACCAATAATGAAGATGAGTTCGCCGTCAGGCTGTGGGAAAGGGATAGGAATGACATTACGGTTATTAATCACGATGGGACCAAAACCACCAGATGCTCTCTGAAAGTTGAGTGAAGGGGAGTAGAAAAAGCTTCCAATTTGATCCTTCACTTGAAACTGATAAGTAAAGTTCCATCTGGGAGGAATTGGGCAGTTTGTGCCAAGAACACCGTCTTGCCACGAGTTACGTCGCATTTGGACGCCAGGCCTATTCCAACATAACAAATGGTGAAGCACCCAAAGAAGCACATTAGTCTTTAGAAACTATATATGTTAAggaggttaaaaaaaaagagacaggCTCTCTTAGGTCGTCTCACCAAGTCAAGAGGAGAGGCTCATCCAAATGATTGAAGACGTTAACAACAACATTGTAGTTGGTAGTAGCATTAAGCAGAGGACCTGGAAACTGCCCATTGACAGCTATAACCTGAATATACAAAGGTAACACCAAATCAAAGAAAGCTAACACATACTCaaaaatttcaatctttttatGCCAGTCAAAATGTTCATATAACAGGAACAATTAGTTGAATACCTAAACCCATAAAAATCACAACTTTGAGATGATATGGTAATGGGTTTAAAATCAAGTTCAGTGAGTGACCCTCTTTAGCATATTTACACAGAAATAGAAGAAAGCTATCACTCGCCGAAacccaaaagacaaaaacttgCGATAGCCACCTCAAATGCACTCTATACATAGATCCAGAGGTAAGAACACGAGTTTCAGAAAactaagaaaccaaaaaagcaTTCAAAGACGCCATTGAATCTCAAAATCGAAAGCGAGAACCTTTACTTAAACAGTAAACCCGACActtaaagggaaaaaaaaggtaagaaggAAAGGGAACCTGTTGAGGAACGCCGAGGGGAGAAGCGGTGATGTAAGAAACTCTGAAGTCGTAGGAGACAAAAGGGTCCGCCGCGAAAGACACGGCGGAGAGAAGAGCAAAGCAGAGGAGGAACATAATAGAACAAGTCGGCGCCataaagtttgggttttttattttcgttttaatGCGTGTTTCGTGATCAGAAAACTTTCAGGAGGAATTGACATAATAAAGGAGTGAAATCGAAACggtagagagaagaagacgaagcaaaTGTGTTAGTGTCAGTGtgggtttttga
It encodes the following:
- the LOC104722444 gene encoding monocopper oxidase-like protein SKS1; the protein is MAPTCSIMFLLCFALLSAVSFAADPFVSYDFRVSYITASPLGVPQQVIAVNGQFPGPLLNATTNYNVVVNVFNHLDEPLLLTWPGVQMRRNSWQDGVLGTNCPIPPRWNFTYQFQVKDQIGSFFYSPSLNFQRASGGFGPIVINNRNVIPIPFPQPDGELIFIIGDWYTQDHKALRRTLDSGKELGMPDGVLINGKGPYKYNSSVPDGIDYLTFHVEPGKTYRIRVHNVGISTSLNFRIQNHNLLLVETEGHYTSQANFTDFDVHVGQSYSFLVTMDQNATSDYYIVASARFVNETVWQRVTGVAILHYSNSQGPVSGPLPVPKTDVSSPWSAMNQPKAIRQNTSASGARPNPQGSFHYGQINITNTYILRSLPPTTINGALRATLNGISFVNPSTPVRLADRNQVKGAYKLDFPEKPFNRPPRLDRSMINATYKSFIQVVFQNNDTKIQSFHVDGYSFFVVGMDFGIWSEDKKGSYNNWDAISRSTIEVYPGGWTAVLISLDNVGVWNIRVENLDRWYLGEETYMRITNPEEDGKTEMDPPENVLYCGALKNLQKEQHHSAATSILNGHLKLMLMVLLASVFTFC
- the LOC104722443 gene encoding 21 kDa protein-like; this translates as MSRFVILSVILIVFIYSSLSFSNTEATPPARYQNHNTFVKTACNSTTYPTKCYNSLSSYSSTIKSDPLKLCTTSLSLNVKSAKNVTSVISNLLLKAKSAKSHEVPILKDSLDEMKDTVDELKQALAEMKYVRGGGKTTEEHLKNVRTWVSSALTDESTCTDGFEEEEVNVEMKKKVKKAVSELSKTTSNTLALLTHYLSY
- the LOC104722439 gene encoding 21 kDa protein-like, translating into MARSLELSLILSVLYLSTAAVAMARNLGEESSGDIEFIKTSCKTTSYPDLCFQSLSSYASEIKQQPGKLAETALAVSMARAKSAKTYVSGMSDYKGITKRQHEAVEDCIEEMGDTVDRLSKSLKELKHLEEGDSGEDFWLCLSNVRTWTSAALTDETTCLDGFGGKAMDGELKSLIRTHIVSVAEETSNALALINDFASKH